In Hippoglossus stenolepis isolate QCI-W04-F060 chromosome 5, HSTE1.2, whole genome shotgun sequence, one genomic interval encodes:
- the LOC118109579 gene encoding LOW QUALITY PROTEIN: bromodomain-containing protein 1-like (The sequence of the model RefSeq protein was modified relative to this genomic sequence to represent the inferred CDS: deleted 2 bases in 1 codon): protein MKKKGRNHRPSVLKRESSPIKPSPNRETLTYAQAQRIVELELDGRVHRLSVYDKLDVIADDDPTAQEIMECNSNKENNDKPQQVLVRSMRLKNNQQKKNAALTASHGTSGTHGTHSSTSGLLEPKVRTVEYNLPVVPKRPAAYYKYTERTAEELDEEVEYDMDEEDYAWLELINEKRKSEGISQVSHNLFEFLMDRFEKESYSATQGQSDMQSLVDEDAVCCICMDGDGADSNVILFCDSCNIAVHQECYGVPYIPEGQWLCRHCLQCPSRPAECVFCPNRGGALKKTDDGRWGHVACALWVPEVGFSDTVFIEPIDGVRNIPPARWKLTCYLCKEKGAGACIQCDKINCYTAFHVSCAQKAGLYMRMEPVKEVTASGATTFSVQKTAYCCSHTPNGCDRRPHNIYEEQHPKNGACQKRVEKRGKARAKGWHKKKSKRAEPEPEPEPETPTNSGPSITASRYAGIQDSNNAFHYESILIHSSKKKLPKASFIDISPSVSLWFSFDTILNQVAVQRKRLFVESVLSYWVLKRQSRNNVQLIRRLQANPQPPKVKQMDRKETNQALKEQLKEWHRLRHDLERARLLLELIRKREKLKREEMKLQQSVLEVQLTPFNILLRAVLSQLQEKDQYSIFAQPVSIKEVPDYMDHIKTPMDFSTMRKRIDAHDYRSLEEFEADFNLLIANCMSYNSKDTFFYKAAQRMQDHGGAILRRARRESERIGFDFPSGLHLSTAPKLEAPSPFSWEDVDRLLSPTYRQLTPLEDQLKELLEKLDLSTAMKHGPSRSKRLKLLKKTIMEVRSEMSLKKSLRPPPPAASEPSSISTESDEEPLPEPTAKPCSEQEKYLPPPTLSPLTLQSELDALPSNLELPPLNPIKPSTDQTHMKLDSDTSTSLPLDTPTRHIPDQLLHNGNLSTEVSVPCNRRTNVLFRKSKSASPQKPPKTQEASAVSPPSLGAKTFLSVVIPRLETLLLPKKRTRSSSADGEDDDESPIKRLGTGIANGFVVDEEEISPSPRLVEPRRRCASESSISSSGSVLCGTSTVIVSKGGKGRLAAARRSTVDDKNSLRTCIKNGEFTKAAKISSEVWKPTAASPFVLEPLKLVWAKCSGFPSYPALIMEPRVRRTVSQHNGVVLPQPPLDVLRAGERMQFRSAEKLFLVHFFDSKRSWQWLPRSKMVPFGINETLDRIKLTEARSGHIRKAVRFAFDRAMKHLNRGSVEPEPSAGLVVTD from the exons ATGAAGAAAAAAGGTCGAAATCACCGCCCGTCTGTGCTGAAGAGGGAGTCGTCACCCATCAAGCCGTCACCCAATCGGGAGACACTGACATATGCACAAGCTCAGCGAATTGTAGAGCTGGAGCTGGACGGCCGAGTGCATCGGCTCAGCGTCTACGACAAGCTGGATGTCATCGCTGACGATGATCCCACGGCCCAGGAAATCATGGAGTGCAACAGCAACAAGGAGAACAATGATAAGCCCCAGCAGGTCCTGGTGCGCTCTATGCGCCTCAAAAACAACCAGCAGAAGAAGAACGCAGCACTCACAGCTTCACATGGCACCAGCGGCACCCACGGCACCCACAGCAGTACCAGCGGCCTGTTGGAGCCAAAGGTTAGAACAGTTGAATACAACCTGCCAGTGGTGCCGAAGAGGCCAGCAGCATattacaaatacacagaaaggACGGCGGAGGAGCtggatgaggaggtggagtACGACATGGACGAGGAAGACTATGCCTGGTTGGAGCTCATCAATGAGAAAAGGAAGAGCGAGGGCATCAGCCAGGTGTCCCACAACCTCTTTGAGTTCTTAATGGACCGCTTCGAGAAGGAGTCGTACTCAGCCACGCAGGGTCAGAGTGACATGCAGTCGCTGGTGGATGAGGACGCCGTCTGCTGCATCTGTATGGATGGAGACGGTGCTGACAGTAATGTTATCCTCTTTTGCGACTCCTGCAATATCGCTGTGCACCAGGAGTGCTACGGTGTGCCGTACATCCCAGAGGGCCAGTGGCTGTGCCGCCACTGTCTGCAGTGTCCGTCGCGGCCCGCAGAGTGCGTCTTCTGCCCCAACCGAGGTGGAGCCCTGAAGAAGACTGATGATGGCCGCTGGGGTCACGTAGCGTGTGCTCTGTGGGTCCCTGAAGTCGGCTTCTCTGACACTGTTTTCATTGAGCCAATTGATGGTGTCCGCAACATTCCGCCAGCACGCTGGAAGTTAACTTGCTACTTGTGTAAGGAGAAGGGTGCAGGAGCGTGCATCCAGTGTGACAAGATCAACTGTTACACAGCCTTCCATGTCAGCTGTGCCCAGAAGGCCGGCCTCTACATGAGAATGGAACCAGTCAAAGAGGTGACTGCGTCCGGTGCTACCACCTTCTCTGTACAAAAGACCGCCTactgctgcagccacacaccCAACGGCTGTGACCGCCGGCCCCATAACATCTACGAGGAGCAGCATCCGAAAAACGGAGCCTGCCAAAAGAGGGTTGAGAAAAGGGGGAAGGCCCGTGCCAAGGGCTGGCATAAGAAGAAGAGtaagagagcagagcctgaaccagaaccagaacctgAGACTCCCACCAACTCTGGTCCCAGTATAACCGCCTCAAGGTATGCAGGCATCCAGGACTCAAATAATGCATTTCATTATGAATCAATACTCATTCACTCCAGTaagaaaaaactaccaaaagCCTCTTTTATTGAC ATATCTCCTTCTGTTTCCCTGTGGTTTAGTTTTGACACTATCCTGAACCAGGTGGCGGTTCAGAGGAAGCGCCTGTTTGTCGAGAGTGTGCTGAGCTACTGGGTGCTGAAGAGACAGTCGAGGAACAACGTGCAGCTAATCCGCCGGCTGCAGGCCAACCCTCAGCCACCCAAAGTCAAACAGATG gacCGCAAGGAGACAaaccaggctctgaaggagcagttgAAGGAGTGGCACCGCCTCCGCCACGACCTCGAGCGAGCTcgtctgctgctggagctcatcaggaagagagaaaagctgAAGAGGGAGGAG atgaagctgcagcagtcaGTGCTGGAGGTCCAGCTGACCCCCTTCAACATCCTGCTGAGAGCCGTGCTCAGTCAGCTACAGGAAAAGGACCAGTACAGCATCTTCGCTCAGCCTGTCAGCATCAAGGAG GTTCCTGACTACATGGACCACATCAAAACCCCCATGGACTTTTCCACGATGAGGAAACGCATCGACGCTCATGACTACAGGAGCCTGGAGGAGTTTGAGGCGGACTTCAACCTCCTCATTGCCAACTGCATGTCCTACAATTCTAAGGACACCTTCTTCTACAAGGCAGCTCAGAGGATGCAGGATCACGGAGGAGCCATCCTACGCAGGGCCCGCCGCGAATCCGAGCGGATTGGCTTTGACTTCCCAAGCGGCTTGCATCTGTCCACGGCCCCCAAACTTGAGGCGCCATCCCCCTTCTCCTGGGAGGACG tggaCCGCCTGCTGAGCCCCACCTACCGACAGCTGACTCCTCTGGAGGATcagctgaaggagctgctggagaagttGGACCTGAGCACAGCCATGAAGCACGGCCCGTCCCGCAGCAAGAGGCTCAAACTGCTCAAAAAGACCATCATGGAGGTCCGCAGCGAGATGAGCTTGAAGAAGTCTCTCCGACCGCCACCACCCGCTGCCTCAGAACCCAGCTCAATCTCCACAGAGTCAGATGAGGAACCACTACCTGAACCCACAGCAAAGCCCTGCTCAGAACAGGAGAAGTATTTACCTCCGCCAACGTTAAGCCCTTTGACCTTACAGTCAGAGCTTGACGCCTTGCCCAGCAACTTGGAGCTGCCCCCTCTCAATCCCATCAAACCCAGCACGGACCAGACTCACATGAAGCTCGACAGTGACACGTCTACCTCACTACCCCTAGACACCCCCACAAGGCACATCCCAGACCAACTGCTCCACAACGGCAACCTCAGCACCGAGGTCTCTGTTCCCTGCAACCGACGGACCAATGTCCTCTTCCGCAAGTCCAAGAGTGCCAGCCCACAGAAACCACCCAAGACCCAAGAGGCATCTGCTGTATCGCCTCCGTCTCTAGGCGCCAAAACCTTCCTGTCGGTAGTGATACCTCGACTGGAGACGCTCCTCTTGCCGAAGAAAAGAACCCGCAGCAGCAGTGCTGATGGAGAGGACGACGACGAGTCACCAATAAAACGCCTCGGCACAG GAATTGCAAATGGATTTGTGGTAGATGAGGAAGAAATCTCGCCGTCTCCTCGGCTGGTGGAGCCTCGCCGTCGCTGTGCGTCGGAGTCGAGCATCTCCTCCAGTGGAAGCGTTCTCTGCGGTACGAG CACCGTCATTGTATCTAAAGGTGGTAAAGGGCGGCTGGCAGCAGCTCGAAGGAGCACTGTGGATGACAAAAACTCTCTGAGGACCTGTATCAAAAACGGAGAGTTCACCAAAGCTGCCAAGATCTCCTCAG AGGTGTGGAAGCCCACCGCTGCTTCTCCATTTGTTCTGGAGCCTCTTAAACTAGTTTGGGCTAAATGTAGTGGATTTCCCTCCTACCCTGCCCTG ATCATGGAGCCCAGAGTCCGGAGGACGGTGTCTCAGCACAACGGGGTGGTGCTTCCCCAGCCGCCGCTGGACGTTCTCAGAGCCGGAGAGCGGATGCAGTTCAGGTCCGCAGAGAAACTCTTCCTCGTCCACTTCTTCGACAGCAAGCGCAGCTG GCAATGGCTTCCTAGATCCAAGATGGTGCCCTTCGGGATCAACGAGACACTCGATAGAATCAAGCTGACGGAGGCTCGCTCTGGCCACATCCGAAAAGCTGTACGGTTTGCCTTCGACCGAGCCATGAAGCACCTGAACCGTGGTAGCGTCGAGCCGGAGCCAAGCGCCGGCCTCGTCGTCACAGATTGA
- the ftsj1 gene encoding putative tRNA (cytidine(32)/guanosine(34)-2'-O)-methyltransferase, translated as MGRSSKDKRDIYYRLAKEEGWRARSAFKLLQLDNEFNLFTGVNRAVDLCAAPGSWSQVLSRKLRGREEKDEEVKIVAVDLQAMAPLSGVTQIQGDITKVSTAQEIIRHFEGQPADLVVCDGAPDVTGLHDVDEYIQAQLLLAALNITTHVLKPGGTFVAKIFRGKDVTLLYSQLKIFFSGVTCAKPRSSRNSSIEAFVVCQNYSPPEGYVPNMSNPLLDHSYDVDFNQLEGPNRVIVPFLACGDLSAFDSDRTYPLQLDSDKQYQYTPPTQPPICPPYQQACHLRKNNMLSKEDAPSVCPNQSRDETEPPADGLQFK; from the exons ATGGGTCGCTCCTCCAAAGACAAGCGGGACATTTACTACCGTTTGGCCAAGGAGGAGGGCTGGAGGGCGAGGAGCGCCTTCAAGCTACTGCAGCTTGACAACGAATTCAACCTGTTCACAG gtgtgaacagagCAGTGGATCTGTGTGCAGCTCCTGGCAGCTGGAGTCAGGTCCTCAGTCGGAAACTCAG AGGTCGGGaggagaaggatgaggaggtgaaGATCGTGGCGGTGGACCTGCAGGCCATGGCTCCTCTCTCAGGAGTCACTCAGATCCAGGGAGACATCACCAAG gtgTCGACAGCTCAGGAGATAATCCGTCACTTTGAGGGGCAGCCGGCCGACCTCGTGGTGTGTGATGGAGCCCCAGACG tAACGGGTCTTCACGATGTCGATGAGTACATCCAGGCTCAGCTCCTATTGGCT GCTCTGAATATCACCACTCACGTCCTGAAACCTGGAGGAACATTTGTGGCCAAA ATCTTCAGAGGTAAAGATGTGACGCTGCTGTACTCTCAGCTGAAGATCTTCTTCAGTGGTGTGACCTGCGCTAAGCCTCGCAGCAGCAGGAATTCCAGCATTG aggcgTTCGTAGTTTGTCAGAATTACTCTCCTCCTGAAGGTTACGTCCCCAACATGTCCaaccctctgctggatcactcCTACG ATGTGGACTTTAACCAGTTAGAGGGTCCAAACCGTGTCATTGTTCCCTTCCTGGCATGTGGTGACCTCAGCGCCTTTGACTCAGACAGAACCTATCCTCTGCAG CTGGATTCTGATAAACAGTACCAGTACACGCCCCCCACTCAGCCGCCCATCTGCCCCCCCTACCAGCAGGCCTGCCACCTCCGCAAAAACAACATGCTTTCCAAAGAGGACGctccgtccgtctgtcccaaCCAGAGTCGAGACGAGACAGAGCCACCGGCCGATGGACTTCAGTTTAAATAA